One Streptomyces sp. L2 genomic window carries:
- a CDS encoding TetR family transcriptional regulator, which yields MSDTSEKEQPRRRQARGERRIAQLLEAAASVFCTTGYTAASTNAIAREAGVSPGTLYQFFPNKEAIAVELGDRLMHEMRDAYGEALAPVDPVTPLEEAVGAAVDRFMAFNTEHPVFFALMHGPDIPGRIAEAHDQLHATLVGRVEALLTSLLPDAPPADITRTAHVCLGIYKAGLELVVRHEGAEREAYVQEIKDVLVRYLDPLVGDRLSQG from the coding sequence GTGTCCGACACCTCGGAGAAGGAGCAGCCGCGCCGCCGCCAGGCCCGCGGCGAGCGGCGCATCGCCCAGTTGCTGGAGGCCGCCGCGTCCGTCTTCTGCACGACCGGTTACACGGCCGCCAGCACCAACGCGATCGCCCGCGAGGCGGGGGTCTCGCCGGGCACGCTCTACCAGTTCTTCCCGAACAAGGAGGCGATCGCGGTCGAGCTGGGTGACCGGCTCATGCACGAGATGCGGGACGCCTACGGCGAGGCGCTCGCGCCGGTCGACCCCGTCACCCCGCTGGAGGAGGCCGTCGGCGCGGCCGTCGACCGGTTCATGGCCTTCAACACCGAGCACCCGGTGTTCTTCGCACTGATGCACGGCCCCGACATCCCGGGCCGGATCGCCGAGGCCCACGACCAGCTGCACGCGACGCTGGTCGGCCGCGTCGAGGCCCTGCTCACCTCGCTCCTGCCCGACGCGCCCCCGGCCGACATCACCCGTACGGCCCACGTCTGTCTGGGCATCTACAAGGCCGGCCTGGAGTTGGTCGTCCGCCACGAGGGAGCCGAGCGCGAGGCGTACGTCCAGGAGATCAAGGACGTTTTGGTCCGCTACCTCGACCCCCTCGTCGGCGACCGCCTCAGCCAGGGCTGA
- a CDS encoding deoxyribose-phosphate aldolase: MRHARVDVAELVRIRTHHPEAIAEAAARRARRPLLNEDGRLMIVAADHPARGALGVGDRGFAMANRAGLLERLCLALSRPGVDGVLATADILDDLLLLGALDHKVVMGSMNRGGLQGARFELDDRFTGHRPADLQRLGFDAGKLLLRVDYDDPGSLTTLESTARAIDDMAARRLPVFVEPFLSHRTPDGKLRNDLSAGAVTKSIAIASGLGGSSAYTWLKVPVTENPDDMARVMETSTLPAVLLGGDIGDSPEDQDAAYEKWRGALRLPTVRGLVVGRSLLYPADGDVAAAVDTAVGLL, translated from the coding sequence GTGCGGCACGCGCGCGTGGACGTCGCCGAACTCGTCCGCATCCGCACCCACCACCCCGAGGCCATCGCCGAGGCCGCCGCCCGCCGGGCGCGCCGGCCGCTGCTGAACGAGGACGGCCGGCTGATGATCGTCGCCGCCGACCACCCCGCCCGCGGCGCCCTCGGCGTCGGCGACCGCGGGTTCGCCATGGCCAACCGGGCCGGCCTGCTGGAGCGGCTGTGCCTGGCACTGTCCCGGCCCGGCGTCGACGGCGTCCTCGCCACCGCCGACATCCTCGACGACCTGCTGCTGCTCGGCGCCCTCGACCACAAGGTCGTCATGGGCTCCATGAACCGCGGCGGACTGCAGGGCGCCCGCTTCGAACTGGACGACCGCTTCACCGGCCACCGCCCCGCGGACCTCCAGCGCCTCGGGTTCGACGCGGGGAAGCTGCTGCTCCGCGTCGACTACGACGACCCCGGCTCCCTGACCACCCTGGAGTCCACCGCCCGCGCCATCGACGACATGGCCGCGCGCCGGCTGCCCGTCTTCGTCGAACCGTTCCTCAGCCACCGCACCCCAGACGGGAAGCTGCGCAACGACCTGTCCGCCGGGGCCGTCACCAAGTCCATCGCCATCGCCTCCGGACTCGGCGGCTCCTCCGCCTACACCTGGCTGAAGGTGCCGGTCACCGAGAACCCCGACGACATGGCCCGGGTGATGGAGACCTCCACCCTGCCGGCCGTGCTGCTCGGCGGCGACATAGGGGACTCCCCCGAGGACCAGGACGCCGCCTACGAGAAGTGGCGCGGCGCGCTCCGACTCCCCACCGTGCGCGGCCTGGTCGTCGGCCGCTCGCTGCTGTACCCGGCGGACGGCGACGTGGCCGCCGCCGTGGACACCGCCGTAGGACTGCTGTGA
- a CDS encoding papain-like cysteine protease family protein has translation MSSTTPHPPRRGRRRGLALAGCLLATALSLATGSTASAAPAQPAGTTAAYATGGAQQLDISMQSQQKTNWCWAASGATIASWFGYDYSQNSFCDAAFGYSQGVNCPNNQATLGDDQTAYDWMGLNPGRYIQGRISYSGLQNEINAGRPVQTRIQWSSGGGHMEVLYGYDTSKSWVYWGDPWPDDYRYNWATYSYYAGNSDFSWTHTLYGIGA, from the coding sequence ATGTCTTCCACCACCCCACACCCGCCGCGCCGCGGCCGCAGACGCGGGCTCGCCCTGGCCGGCTGTCTGCTGGCCACCGCCCTGTCGCTCGCCACGGGGAGCACGGCTTCCGCCGCCCCCGCCCAGCCCGCCGGCACCACCGCCGCGTACGCCACCGGCGGTGCCCAGCAGCTCGACATCAGCATGCAGTCGCAGCAGAAGACCAACTGGTGCTGGGCGGCCAGCGGCGCCACCATCGCCTCGTGGTTCGGCTACGACTACAGCCAGAACTCCTTCTGCGACGCGGCGTTCGGCTACAGCCAGGGTGTGAACTGCCCCAACAACCAGGCCACCCTCGGCGACGACCAGACGGCGTACGACTGGATGGGCCTGAACCCCGGCCGCTACATCCAGGGCCGGATCAGCTACAGCGGCCTGCAGAACGAGATCAACGCCGGCCGCCCGGTGCAGACCCGCATCCAGTGGAGCTCCGGCGGCGGCCACATGGAGGTGCTGTACGGCTACGACACCTCCAAGAGCTGGGTGTACTGGGGCGACCCGTGGCCCGACGACTACCGCTACAACTGGGCGACGTACAGCTACTACGCCGGCAACTCCGACTTCTCCTGGACCCACACGCTCTACGGAATAGGGGCGTGA
- a CDS encoding MMPL family transporter, which produces MTEVNEAQPAGQSPAPPRGWTRFVTARPRLSLLVALVLTALAVLAGSGVADHLGSGGWEDPAAESTYATKALERQFPASQPNLVLLVDSGGASVDDPAVAAEGRALAGRLAKEKGVTGVGSYWQTHSPALRAEDGHEALIAARITGDDNATGRTLDRIAPRLRGVHGPVRVKVGGIVAVRHEMQTTIKEDLTRAEMIALPITLVLLVMVFGSAVAALLPLGIGIVAILGTNAVLRGLTAFTDVSVFALNLTTALGLGLAIDYALFIVRRYREELATGADPLTAVGTTLRTAGRTVLFSALTVAVSLAAMMVFPQYFLRSFAYAGIAVVLLAAAAALILLPAALILLGHRVNSLDLRRLFRRGRAPKPSGAEGTAWAGAASLVMRRAPLFALGTTALLVLLGLPFLGVKFGTADDRQLPAGAESHVVQQHLRQDFPGSPGGGLDVLAEGRATKAQYAAYKQRVAALPEVVRVDGPLVRGDSAYFTVQPRGESVDGPAQRLVGDLRALDAPFDTKVTGTAAVLVDSKHAIAEHLPWAGAFIAVVTLLLVFLLTGSVVIPLQAVVLNALSLTAMFGAVVWVFQDGHFSGALGFTSPGSIETTLPVLMFCVAFGLSMDYGVFLLSRIKEEYDRTGDHSEAVRHGLQRTGGLITAAAVILAVVMVAIGTSRVTNTKMLGLGIALAVLMDAMVVRSLLVPAIMRLTGRATWWAPAPLRRFHQRFGLSEGERPTAAPARERETAGV; this is translated from the coding sequence ATGACCGAAGTCAACGAGGCACAGCCCGCCGGGCAGAGCCCCGCGCCGCCCCGTGGCTGGACCCGGTTCGTGACCGCCCGGCCCCGGCTGTCACTGCTCGTCGCCCTGGTGCTCACCGCTCTCGCGGTGCTGGCCGGCAGCGGCGTCGCCGACCATCTGGGCAGCGGCGGCTGGGAGGACCCGGCCGCCGAGTCGACCTACGCGACCAAGGCGCTGGAGCGCCAGTTCCCCGCCTCCCAGCCCAACCTCGTCCTCCTCGTCGACTCCGGTGGGGCCTCGGTCGACGACCCGGCGGTGGCCGCCGAGGGCCGCGCTCTCGCCGGGCGGCTGGCCAAGGAGAAGGGCGTGACCGGCGTCGGCTCCTACTGGCAGACCCATTCGCCCGCCCTGCGGGCCGAGGACGGCCACGAGGCGCTGATCGCCGCCCGCATCACCGGCGACGACAACGCGACCGGCAGGACCCTGGACCGCATCGCCCCTCGGCTCCGGGGTGTCCACGGGCCGGTGCGGGTGAAGGTCGGCGGCATCGTCGCGGTACGGCACGAGATGCAGACGACCATCAAAGAGGACCTGACCCGCGCCGAGATGATCGCCCTGCCGATCACCCTGGTCCTGCTGGTGATGGTCTTCGGCAGCGCCGTCGCGGCACTGCTGCCCCTGGGCATCGGCATCGTCGCGATCCTCGGCACCAACGCGGTGCTGCGCGGCCTGACGGCGTTCACCGACGTCTCCGTCTTCGCCCTCAACCTCACCACGGCCCTGGGCCTCGGCCTCGCCATCGACTACGCCCTGTTCATCGTCCGCCGCTACCGCGAGGAACTGGCCACCGGCGCCGACCCGCTGACCGCCGTCGGCACGACCCTGCGCACGGCCGGGCGCACCGTGCTGTTCTCCGCCCTCACCGTCGCCGTGTCCCTGGCCGCGATGATGGTCTTCCCGCAGTACTTCCTGCGCTCCTTCGCCTACGCGGGCATCGCGGTGGTGCTGCTCGCCGCCGCGGCCGCCCTCATCCTCCTGCCGGCCGCCCTGATCCTGCTCGGCCACCGGGTCAACTCCCTCGACCTGCGGCGCCTGTTCCGTCGCGGTCGCGCGCCGAAGCCTTCCGGCGCCGAGGGCACGGCCTGGGCGGGGGCCGCCTCCCTGGTGATGCGTCGCGCCCCGCTCTTCGCCCTCGGCACCACCGCCCTGCTGGTCCTCCTCGGACTGCCGTTCCTGGGCGTGAAGTTCGGTACCGCCGACGACCGTCAGCTGCCCGCGGGCGCCGAGTCGCACGTGGTGCAGCAGCATCTGCGCCAGGACTTCCCGGGCAGTCCCGGCGGCGGCCTCGACGTCCTCGCCGAGGGCCGGGCGACGAAGGCGCAGTACGCCGCGTACAAGCAGCGGGTGGCCGCCCTGCCCGAGGTGGTCCGCGTCGACGGCCCGCTGGTCAGGGGCGACTCCGCCTACTTCACCGTGCAGCCGAGGGGCGAGTCCGTGGACGGCCCCGCGCAGCGCCTGGTCGGCGACCTGCGCGCGCTGGACGCCCCGTTCGACACGAAGGTGACCGGTACGGCGGCCGTCCTGGTCGACTCCAAGCACGCCATAGCCGAACACCTGCCGTGGGCCGGGGCGTTCATCGCCGTCGTCACCCTGCTGCTGGTCTTCCTGCTCACGGGCAGCGTGGTGATACCCCTGCAGGCCGTCGTGCTCAACGCGCTCAGCCTGACGGCGATGTTCGGCGCGGTGGTCTGGGTCTTCCAGGACGGCCACTTCTCGGGCGCCCTCGGCTTCACCAGCCCCGGCTCCATCGAGACCACCCTGCCCGTGCTGATGTTCTGCGTGGCCTTCGGTCTCTCCATGGACTACGGCGTGTTCCTGCTGTCCCGCATCAAGGAGGAGTACGACCGCACGGGCGACCACAGCGAGGCGGTGCGCCACGGCCTGCAGCGCACGGGAGGGCTGATCACCGCCGCGGCGGTCATCCTCGCGGTGGTGATGGTGGCCATCGGCACCTCCCGGGTCACCAACACCAAGATGCTCGGACTCGGCATCGCACTCGCGGTGCTGATGGACGCGATGGTCGTACGAAGCCTGCTGGTCCCGGCGATCATGCGCCTCACCGGCCGCGCCACCTGGTGGGCACCGGCCCCCCTGCGCCGCTTCCACCAGCGCTTCGGCCTCAGCGAGGGCGAGAGGCCGACGGCGGCTCCGGCGAGGGAACGGGAGACGGCGGGGGTGTGA
- the iolC gene encoding 5-dehydro-2-deoxygluconokinase, with product MAYDLITMGRIGVDLYPLQTGVPLAQVSTFGKFLGGSATNVAVAAARLGRSTAVITRTGADAFGDYLHEALRGFGVDDRWVTPVPGLPTPVTFCEVFPPDDFPLYFYRRPKAPDLEIDAGDLDLAAVREAGVFWVTGTGLSEEPSRTATLAALTHRAKSGTTVFDLDWRPDLWSSTARPDQDQARSLYAEALRHTTVAVGNLDEVEVATGVREPHAAARALLDAGVELAVVKQGPKGVLAVHRDGDSAEVPPLPVTVLNGLGAGDAFGGSLCHGLLAGWDLETVVRHANAAGAIVASRLECSSAMPTPDEVAAALDAGAVR from the coding sequence ATGGCGTACGACCTGATCACCATGGGACGGATCGGAGTGGACCTCTACCCGCTGCAGACCGGTGTCCCACTCGCGCAGGTGTCGACCTTCGGCAAGTTCCTGGGAGGGTCGGCCACCAACGTCGCGGTGGCCGCCGCCCGCCTGGGCCGGAGCACCGCCGTGATCACCCGCACCGGGGCCGACGCCTTCGGTGACTATCTCCACGAGGCCCTGCGCGGCTTCGGTGTCGACGACCGCTGGGTCACCCCCGTGCCCGGACTGCCCACCCCGGTCACCTTCTGCGAGGTCTTCCCGCCGGACGACTTCCCGCTGTACTTCTACCGGCGGCCCAAGGCTCCCGACCTGGAGATCGACGCCGGCGACCTGGACCTGGCCGCCGTCCGCGAGGCCGGTGTCTTCTGGGTCACCGGTACCGGCCTGAGCGAGGAGCCCAGCCGGACGGCGACCCTCGCCGCCCTCACCCACCGCGCCAAGTCCGGAACGACGGTCTTCGACCTCGACTGGCGGCCCGATCTCTGGAGCAGCACAGCCCGGCCGGACCAGGATCAGGCCCGCTCCCTCTACGCCGAGGCCCTGCGCCACACCACCGTCGCCGTCGGCAACCTCGACGAGGTGGAGGTGGCCACCGGGGTCCGCGAGCCCCACGCGGCGGCCCGTGCGCTGCTGGACGCCGGCGTCGAACTCGCCGTCGTCAAACAGGGACCCAAGGGCGTCCTGGCCGTCCACCGGGACGGCGACTCGGCCGAGGTCCCCCCGCTGCCCGTCACCGTCCTCAACGGGCTCGGCGCGGGTGACGCCTTCGGCGGCTCCCTCTGCCACGGCCTGCTGGCCGGCTGGGACCTGGAGACCGTCGTGCGGCACGCCAACGCGGCCGGCGCCATCGTCGCCTCCCGGCTGGAGTGCTCCTCCGCGATGCCCACCCCCGACGAGGTGGCCGCCGCGCTCGACGCCGGAGCGGTCCGGTGA
- a CDS encoding MerR family transcriptional regulator, translating into MTDRRLWSYKEIAAHIKVQPDTVRSYRKHGLLPPPDHVESGKPYWYADTVRAWVASRPGNRGRR; encoded by the coding sequence ATGACCGACCGAAGGCTCTGGTCGTACAAGGAGATCGCGGCACACATCAAGGTGCAGCCGGACACCGTACGGTCCTACCGCAAGCACGGCCTGCTGCCCCCGCCCGACCACGTCGAATCCGGCAAGCCGTACTGGTACGCCGACACAGTCCGAGCGTGGGTGGCCTCCCGGCCGGGCAACAGGGGCCGCAGATAA
- a CDS encoding sugar phosphate isomerase/epimerase — protein MTSMPPSSSLSRIRIGSAPDSWGVWFPDDPQQVPWQRFLDEVAASGYEWIELGPYGYLPSDPAVLADETARRGLKVSAGTVFTGLHHGPAVWDETWAHVSDIAALTQAMGGRHLVVIPSFWRDDKTGRVLEPSELTAGQWRDLTSQTERLGREVRERYGLTIVVHPHADTHIDSEENVTRFLDGTDSDSVSLCLDTGHYAYCGGDSVKLIETYGERIGYLHLKQVDPEILADVRANGTPFGPAVAQGVMCEPPGGVPALGPVLEAAQRLDTDLFAIVEQDMYPCEPDRPLPIAQRTRAFLRSCGA, from the coding sequence ATGACGTCGATGCCGCCTTCCTCCTCACTGTCCCGTATCCGGATCGGATCGGCGCCCGACTCCTGGGGCGTCTGGTTCCCCGACGATCCGCAGCAGGTCCCGTGGCAGCGCTTCCTCGACGAGGTGGCCGCCTCGGGCTACGAGTGGATCGAACTCGGCCCGTACGGCTACCTCCCGAGCGATCCGGCCGTCCTCGCCGACGAGACCGCCCGCCGGGGCCTGAAGGTGTCGGCCGGCACGGTGTTCACGGGCCTGCACCACGGCCCCGCGGTCTGGGACGAGACCTGGGCGCACGTCTCCGACATCGCCGCGCTGACCCAGGCGATGGGCGGCCGCCACCTCGTCGTCATCCCGTCCTTCTGGCGGGACGACAAGACCGGCCGGGTGCTGGAGCCGTCCGAACTGACCGCCGGGCAGTGGCGCGACCTCACCTCGCAGACCGAACGCCTCGGCCGGGAGGTGCGCGAGCGCTACGGCCTGACGATCGTCGTCCACCCGCACGCCGACACCCACATCGACAGCGAGGAGAACGTCACCCGCTTCCTCGACGGCACCGACTCCGACTCGGTCTCGCTGTGCCTGGACACCGGGCACTACGCCTACTGCGGCGGCGACAGCGTCAAGCTGATCGAGACCTACGGCGAGCGGATCGGCTACCTGCACCTCAAGCAGGTCGACCCCGAGATCCTGGCCGACGTGCGGGCGAACGGCACCCCGTTCGGGCCGGCCGTCGCGCAGGGCGTGATGTGCGAGCCGCCCGGCGGGGTGCCCGCGCTGGGTCCCGTCCTGGAGGCGGCCCAGCGGCTGGACACCGACCTGTTCGCGATCGTCGAGCAGGACATGTACCCGTGCGAGCCGGACCGGCCGCTGCCGATCGCCCAGCGTACGCGCGCCTTCCTGCGGTCCTGCGGGGCGTAG
- a CDS encoding heavy-metal-associated domain-containing protein: MSAQTDTPGSVTAVYKVSGMSCGHCEGSVSGEISQLPGVTSVQAVAASGEVTVVSQAPLDEEAVRAAVDEAGFELVGTV; encoded by the coding sequence ATGAGCGCCCAGACCGACACCCCCGGCTCCGTCACCGCCGTCTACAAAGTGAGCGGCATGAGCTGCGGCCACTGCGAGGGCTCCGTGTCCGGCGAGATCTCCCAGCTGCCCGGTGTCACCTCCGTCCAGGCCGTGGCCGCGAGCGGCGAGGTCACCGTCGTGTCCCAGGCCCCGCTCGACGAGGAGGCCGTCCGCGCCGCCGTCGACGAGGCCGGCTTCGAGCTCGTCGGCACGGTCTGA
- a CDS encoding heavy metal translocating P-type ATPase produces MSSTTTQPATESAIAPSSEVELLIGGMTCASCAARVEKKLNRMDGVSATVNYATEKAKVSYGDGVQVADLIATVVKTGYTAEEPPPPQPEPEPEAPGDGTPAEDRELGALRHRLLVSALLAVPVVLLAMVPALQFDNWQWLSLTLAAPAVVWGGAPFHRAAWTNARHGAATMDTLVSVGTLAAFGWSLWALFFGDAGRPGLHDEFRFTVSRMDGSSTVYLEVAAGVVALILLGRFLEARSKRRAGAALRALMELGAKDVAVLREGREVRVPVSALAVGDRFVVRPGEKVATDGTVVEGVSAVDASMLTGESVPVDVGPGAKVTGATVNAGGRLVVEATRVGADTQLARMARLVEDAQNGKAEVQRLADRISAVFVPVVILIALGTFGVWLGVTGDTVAAFTAAVAVLIIACPCALGLATPTALMVGTGRGAQLGILIKGPEVLESTRRVDTVVLDKTGTVTTGRMTLQEVYAADGTDETEVLRLAGALEHASEHPVARAVAAGAEERTGALAPVELFENVPGRGVRGRVGGREVAVGRGLYDELPPELARAAEEAERNGRTAVVAGWDGRARGVLAVADAVKETSAEAVRELRALGLTPVLLTGDNQTVAESVARAVGIDEVIAEVLPEEKVDVVRRLRDEGRTVAMVGDGVNDAAALATADLGLAMGTGTDAAIEAGDLTLVRGDLRVAADAIRLSRRTLGTIKGNLVWAFGYNVAALPLAAAGLLNPMIAGAAMAFSSVFVVSNSLRLRTFR; encoded by the coding sequence ATGTCCAGCACCACCACCCAGCCGGCCACCGAGAGCGCGATAGCCCCCTCCTCCGAGGTGGAACTGCTCATCGGCGGGATGACCTGCGCCTCCTGTGCCGCGCGCGTGGAGAAGAAGCTCAACCGCATGGACGGCGTGAGCGCCACCGTGAACTACGCGACGGAGAAGGCGAAGGTCAGCTACGGCGACGGCGTCCAGGTCGCCGACCTGATCGCCACCGTGGTGAAGACCGGCTACACGGCCGAGGAACCCCCGCCGCCGCAGCCCGAACCCGAACCGGAGGCCCCGGGCGACGGAACACCAGCCGAGGACCGCGAGCTGGGCGCCCTGCGGCACCGGCTGCTCGTCTCCGCCCTGCTCGCCGTCCCCGTGGTGCTGCTCGCCATGGTGCCCGCGCTGCAGTTCGACAACTGGCAGTGGCTGTCGCTGACCTTGGCCGCGCCGGCCGTGGTCTGGGGCGGGGCGCCGTTCCACCGGGCCGCCTGGACCAACGCCCGGCACGGCGCCGCGACCATGGACACCCTGGTCTCCGTGGGCACGCTGGCCGCGTTCGGCTGGTCGCTGTGGGCGCTGTTCTTCGGTGACGCGGGCCGGCCCGGCCTGCACGACGAGTTCCGCTTCACTGTCTCGCGGATGGACGGCTCGTCCACCGTCTACCTGGAGGTCGCCGCCGGAGTCGTCGCGCTGATCCTGCTCGGCCGCTTCCTGGAGGCCCGCTCCAAGCGCCGCGCGGGCGCCGCGCTCAGGGCCCTGATGGAACTGGGCGCCAAGGACGTCGCCGTCCTGCGCGAGGGGCGCGAGGTGCGGGTACCGGTGTCCGCGCTGGCCGTGGGCGACCGGTTCGTCGTACGGCCCGGCGAGAAAGTCGCCACCGACGGCACCGTCGTCGAGGGCGTCTCCGCCGTGGACGCCTCCATGCTGACCGGTGAGTCCGTCCCCGTGGACGTCGGCCCCGGCGCGAAGGTCACCGGCGCCACGGTCAACGCCGGCGGCCGGCTCGTCGTCGAGGCGACCCGGGTCGGCGCCGACACCCAGCTGGCCCGGATGGCCCGGCTGGTGGAGGACGCGCAGAACGGCAAGGCCGAGGTGCAGCGGCTCGCCGACCGGATCTCCGCCGTGTTCGTGCCCGTGGTCATCCTGATCGCGCTCGGCACGTTCGGGGTGTGGCTCGGCGTCACCGGGGACACCGTCGCCGCGTTCACCGCCGCCGTCGCCGTACTGATCATCGCCTGCCCCTGCGCGCTGGGCCTGGCCACGCCGACCGCGCTCATGGTCGGCACCGGGCGGGGCGCCCAGCTCGGCATCCTCATCAAGGGCCCGGAGGTGCTGGAGTCCACGCGCCGCGTCGACACGGTCGTCCTGGACAAGACCGGCACCGTCACCACCGGCCGCATGACCCTCCAGGAGGTGTACGCCGCCGACGGCACCGACGAGACGGAGGTGCTGCGGCTCGCGGGCGCCCTGGAGCACGCCTCCGAGCACCCGGTGGCCCGCGCGGTCGCGGCCGGCGCCGAGGAGCGCACCGGGGCCCTCGCCCCGGTCGAGCTCTTCGAGAACGTCCCCGGGCGGGGCGTACGCGGGCGCGTGGGCGGCCGCGAGGTGGCCGTGGGGCGCGGTCTGTACGACGAGCTGCCGCCGGAGCTGGCCCGCGCCGCCGAGGAGGCCGAGCGGAACGGCCGTACGGCTGTCGTCGCCGGCTGGGACGGGCGGGCGCGCGGGGTGCTCGCCGTCGCCGACGCGGTCAAGGAGACCAGCGCCGAGGCGGTGCGCGAGCTGCGCGCCCTGGGGCTCACGCCGGTGCTGCTGACCGGGGACAACCAGACGGTCGCCGAGTCGGTCGCCCGGGCCGTCGGCATCGACGAGGTGATCGCCGAGGTCCTCCCCGAGGAGAAGGTGGACGTCGTACGGCGGCTGCGGGACGAGGGGCGGACCGTGGCCATGGTCGGCGACGGCGTGAACGACGCCGCGGCGCTCGCCACCGCCGATCTGGGGCTGGCCATGGGGACCGGCACGGACGCGGCGATCGAGGCCGGCGACCTGACCCTGGTGCGCGGGGACCTGCGGGTGGCGGCGGACGCCATCCGGCTCTCCCGGCGCACGCTCGGCACCATCAAGGGGAACCTGGTCTGGGCGTTCGGCTACAACGTGGCCGCGCTGCCGCTGGCCGCCGCGGGACTGCTGAACCCGATGATCGCGGGGGCGGCGATGGCCTTCTCCTCGGTGTTCGTGGTGTCGAACAGCCTGCGGCTGCGCACGTTCCGCTGA
- a CDS encoding citrate synthase — protein MSDNSVVLRYGDGEYTYPVVDSTVGDKGFDIGKLRAQTGLVTLDSGYGNTAAYKSAVTYLDGEAGILRYRGYPIEQLAERSTFLEVAYLLINGELPTVDELSTFKGEITRHTLLHEDVKNFYKGFPRDAHPMAMLSSVVSALSTFYQDSHNPFDEKQRNLSTIRLLAKLPTIAAYAYKKSIGHPFVYPRNDLGYVENFLRMTFSVPADDFELDPIVVSALDKLLILHADHEQNCSTSTVRLVGSSQANMFASISAGINALWGPLHGGANQSVLEMLEGIRDSGGDVDSFIRKVKNKEDGVRLMGFGHRVYKNFDPRAKIIKAAAHDVLSALGKSDELLDIALKLEEHALSDDYFVSRSLYPNVDFYTGLIYRAMGFPTEMFTVLFALGRLPGWIAQWHEMIKEPGSRIGRPRQIYTGVVERDFVPVEAR, from the coding sequence GTGAGCGACAACTCTGTAGTACTGCGGTACGGCGACGGCGAGTACACCTACCCGGTGGTCGACAGCACCGTCGGTGACAAGGGCTTCGACATCGGGAAGCTCCGCGCCCAGACCGGTCTGGTGACGCTGGACAGCGGTTACGGCAACACGGCCGCCTATAAATCCGCCGTCACCTACCTCGACGGCGAGGCGGGCATCCTCCGCTACCGCGGCTACCCGATCGAGCAGCTGGCCGAGCGCTCCACCTTCCTGGAGGTGGCCTACCTGCTGATCAACGGTGAGCTGCCCACCGTCGACGAGCTCTCCACGTTCAAGGGCGAGATCACGCGGCACACCCTGCTGCACGAGGACGTCAAGAACTTCTACAAGGGCTTCCCGCGCGACGCCCACCCGATGGCCATGCTGTCCTCGGTCGTCTCCGCGCTGTCCACCTTCTACCAGGACAGCCACAACCCCTTCGACGAGAAGCAGCGGAACCTCTCCACGATCCGCCTGCTCGCCAAGCTTCCGACGATCGCGGCGTACGCGTACAAGAAGTCGATCGGTCACCCGTTCGTCTACCCGCGCAACGACCTCGGCTACGTCGAGAACTTCCTGCGCATGACGTTCTCGGTCCCCGCGGACGACTTCGAGCTGGACCCGATCGTCGTCTCGGCCCTGGACAAGCTGCTGATCCTGCACGCCGACCACGAGCAGAACTGCTCGACGTCGACGGTCCGCCTGGTCGGCTCCTCGCAGGCCAACATGTTCGCCTCGATCTCCGCCGGCATCAACGCCCTGTGGGGCCCGCTGCACGGCGGCGCCAACCAGTCCGTGCTGGAGATGCTGGAGGGCATCCGCGACTCCGGCGGCGACGTGGACTCCTTCATCCGCAAGGTGAAGAACAAGGAGGACGGCGTCCGTCTGATGGGCTTCGGCCACCGGGTCTACAAGAACTTCGACCCGCGCGCCAAGATCATCAAGGCCGCCGCGCACGACGTGCTGTCCGCCCTCGGTAAGTCCGACGAACTGCTGGACATCGCGCTGAAGCTGGAGGAGCACGCGCTCTCCGACGACTACTTCGTCTCGCGCAGCCTCTACCCGAACGTGGACTTCTACACCGGCCTGATCTACCGGGCCATGGGCTTCCCGACCGAGATGTTCACGGTCCTGTTCGCCCTCGGCCGGCTGCCGGGCTGGATCGCCCAGTGGCACGAGATGATCAAGGAGCCGGGCTCCCGCATCGGCCGTCCCCGCCAGATCTACACGGGCGTCGTCGAGCGCGATTTCGTGCCGGTCGAGGCCCGCTGA